TGCATCACGATCTGTGAGGGGTAAAACGCGAAACACGATGTCGTTCAGCAATTCGACCAGGACGCCTCCGGAGCCAAAGGCCACGAGCGGGCCGAAGACTGGATCGGTCGTGATTCCGGCTAGGACTTCGACACCCGGTTGAGCCATCGGCATCAGGCTGGCAGCCTGTAAGCTGATGCCGCGCTCGGCGAGTTGGGCTGCCAATCGTTCATACGCCGCAGCGGCTTCAGACGGCGGGATGTTGAGTAACACGCCGCCGACATCGGATTTATGCAAGATTGCCGGTTCAACGATTTTGAGCGAAACCGGGCGGCCCAACTGTTGTGCCGCTGTTTGGGCCGCTGCCGCAGAGCGCACGGTGACGGCATTGAGCGATTCAATCCCGGCGGCGCGCAATAACTGAGCAGCTTCGGGGGAGGGAAGCCAGCCAGCGCCGTTGCGTTGTAAAACCTCTTCCAAGCTGGCGCGGTCTAGTTCGGTGGGGACGAGTTTTCCTGCGGGTTGCGCCCGCCAGGTGCCGTAACTTGCAGCCGCGCCCAAAGCAACCATAGCGCTTTCGGGAAAGTTGAAGACGGGGACTTTGCGCGTGCCTGCCTGAATTGCCGTGAGGTTGGCGGCCGGGTCTAAAAAGACCGCCACAATGGGCTTGAGTTGTGTTGCGCGTTGGCTCACGACTTCACTGATCACCTGCGCGACTTCAGTGGAGGGCGTAACCAGCGGCGGTATGAAGATCACCAGCAATGCATCCAAATCCGGTTCGTCGCAAAGCGCGTCCAGGCAGTCGCGGTAATGTTCCGGTGTGGCGCTGGCAATCATATCAACCGGATTGTTGACAGACGCCGCCGCCGGCAGCACGGCGCGCAATTTGGCTTGTGTGGCAGCGCTCAGAGTCGGCACTTTCAAGCCCGCCGCTTCCGCCGCATCAACCGCCAGAATGGCGGGGCCGCCCGCGTTCGTCAGAATGCCGACGCGATTGCCTGCGGGAATAGGTTGTTGCGCGAGCAGGCGCGCCACAGCGAAAAATTCGTGCAAGGTATCCACGCGAATGATGCCTGTCTGGGCAAACAGCGCGTCCGCCGCGCGATCAGAACTGGCGAGGGCGGCGGTATGACTCGAAGCGGCTTGTGCGCCAGCGGCAGTGCGTCCGGATTTGACGGCGACGATGGGTTTGCTGCGCGCGACACGCCGGGCAATCGGCGCAAACCGGCGCGGATTACCGAAGCTTTCCAGATAGAGCAAGATGACATCCGTCGCTTCGTCTGCCTCCCAATACTGCAACAGGTCGTTGCCGGACACGTCAGCTTTGTTGCCTGTGCTGACGAACGAAGAGATGCCCAAGCCGTATTCTTTGGCTTGGTTGATGAGGGCCAACCCCAACGCGCCGGATTG
This Acidobacteriota bacterium DNA region includes the following protein-coding sequences:
- a CDS encoding GNAT family N-acetyltransferase, which gives rise to MQNNTPPTIKFSPEFTRDFLLRDGALLRVRALRVEDRDKLRALYDRCSPETLRYRFLYSIKTLSDTMLDRLINVDGAQNLALVITMGENNDERIVAVGRYQTIEERPEVAEVSFLVEDALQRRGIGTQLLDTLAELARLHGLTRFAADVLTDNRLMLSVFRKAGYGLSGSTSYGVTHLEFPIAQTELMRARAEAQEAEAERASLRAVLAPQSIAVIGASRNQKSVGGALFRNLVRWGFQGVIYPVNPTAKSVAGVRAYASIAAVPEIPELAFITVPAQAVLEAARQCAAVGVRALCVLSAGFAEAGPDGKTAQAELLSICRASGMRLVGPNCLGMVNAAGNVRMLGTFAPMEPSEGNLAMSSQSGALGLALINQAKEYGLGISSFVSTGNKADVSGNDLLQYWEADEATDVILLYLESFGNPRRFAPIARRVARSKPIVAVKSGRTAAGAQAASSHTAALASSDRAADALFAQTGIIRVDTLHEFFAVARLLAQQPIPAGNRVGILTNAGGPAILAVDAAEAAGLKVPTLSAATQAKLRAVLPAAASVNNPVDMIASATPEHYRDCLDALCDEPDLDALLVIFIPPLVTPSTEVAQVISEVVSQRATQLKPIVAVFLDPAANLTAIQAGTRKVPVFNFPESAMVALGAAASYGTWRAQPAGKLVPTELDRASLEEVLQRNGAGWLPSPEAAQLLRAAGIESLNAVTVRSAAAAQTAAQQLGRPVSLKIVEPAILHKSDVGGVLLNIPPSEAAAAYERLAAQLAERGISLQAASLMPMAQPGVEVLAGITTDPVFGPLVAFGSGGVLVELLNDIVFRVLPLTDRDAAAMIHETRAARLLKGYRGTPPADIAALEQVLLKLGALAESTPRIAEIDLNPVIVHPTGQGLSLIDARVRLLAQ